Proteins encoded within one genomic window of Diceros bicornis minor isolate mBicDic1 chromosome X, mDicBic1.mat.cur, whole genome shotgun sequence:
- the LOC131401011 gene encoding NHP2-like protein 1 encodes MTEADVNPKAYCLADTHLTEKLLDLVQQSCNYKQLEKGADEAIKTLNRGISEFIVMAAEAKPLEIILHLLLLCEDRNVSYVYVCSKQALGWACGVSRPVIACSVTIKEGSQLKQQIQSIQQSIERLLV; translated from the coding sequence ATGACTGAAGCTGATGTAAATCCAAAGGCCTACTGCCTCGCAGACACCCACCTCACCGAGAAACTATTGGACCTTGTTCAGCAATCGTGTAACTACAAGCAACTTGAGAAGGGAGCTGATGAGGCTATCAAAACCCTCAACAGAGGCATCTCTGAGTTCATTGTGATGGCTGCAGAAGCCAAGCCCCTGGAGATCATCCTGCACCTACTGCTGCTGTGTGAAGACAGGAATGTCTCCTATGTGTATGTGTGCTCCAAGCAGGCCCTGGGTTGGGCCTGTGGGGTCTCCAGGCCTGTCATTGCCTGTTCTGTCACCATCAAAGAAGGCTCACAGCTGAAGCAGCAGATCCAATCAATTCAGCAGTCCATTGAAAGGCTCTTAGTCTAA